A stretch of the Arachis stenosperma cultivar V10309 chromosome 6, arast.V10309.gnm1.PFL2, whole genome shotgun sequence genome encodes the following:
- the LOC130933506 gene encoding uncharacterized protein LOC130933506, translating to MGREVAGIHMVGKKPNGLEASDGNLSDNSSVKVSPNIAAMDREKNESYESLSFSEKKKLFAAKATMLRTESFKEKNEKFDDNNKAAFHEKKEFFKAKATMARTESFKEKNEKFDDNNKAAFHEKKDFFNAKIANSKSLSPKEKDEKFEAPKSGDDNKSAFSEKKDVFNAKIIATTESPKVKNEKSEVQKMGDDNKSAFYEKKEFFNAKTATSKTESPKEKNEKFEVQKTGEDDNNPAFHEKKDFFNAKISTLKTESPKEKNEKSEVKKIVDDDNATAFHEKKDFFNAKIKTESPKEKNEKSEVKKIVDDDNATAFHEKKDFFNAKIATVKTESPKEKNEKSEVKKIVDDDNATAFHEKKDFFNAKIATVKTESPKEKNEKTEVKKIVDDDNAAAVLEKKDLFNAQITNLKTESPKDKVEKPEVQKTGDDNNIAAFHEQKDFPNVKVATLKIESPRDRSQKSEIHKQISSSVPQPSEQTTERHVTHTQTMDLLPKPNDLNLLSPKITVVIDSPNSSKNSQPNSPFSSKKALLRDGKKHRDDEDSSSSTSPNSVKSTGSMRTFRSKVTVGTAPTFKCPERAEKRREFYQKLEERQRAREEERKQYEARKKLTLMLI from the exons ATGGGGAGGGAAGTTGCAGGCATACATATGGTAGGCAAGAAGCCGAATGGTTTGGAAGCTTCAGATGGAAATTTAAGTGATAACAGTAGTGTGAAGGTTTCTCCCAATATTGCAGCAATGGATCGTGAGAAAAATGAATCTTATGAATCTCTTTCATTCAGTGAGAAGAAGAAGCTTTTCGCTGCTAAAGCCACTATGTTAAGAACTGAATCTTTCAAGGAGAAGAACGAGAAGTTCGACGACAATAATAAAGCAGCATTTCATGAGAAGAAGGAATTTTTCAAAGCTAAAGCGACTATGGCAAGGACTGAATCCTTCAAGGAGAAGAACGAGAAATTCGATGACAATAATAAAGCAGCATTCCATGAAAAGAAGGATTTTTTCAATGCTAAAATCGCCAATTCAAAATCGTTGTCGCCTAAAGAAAAAGACGAGAAATTTGAAGCGCCAAAGAGTGGAGATGATAACAAATCAGCGTTTTCTGAGAAGAAAGATGTTTTTAATGCCAAGATTATTGCTACTACTGAATCGCCCAAAGTGAAGAATGAAAAATCCGAAGTACAAAAGATGGGAGATGATAATAAATCAGCATTTTATGAAAAGAAAGAATTTTTCAATGCTAAAACTGCTACCTCAAAGACCGAATCGCCAAAAGAGAAGAACGAAAAATTTGAAGTGCAGAAAACGGGGGAAGATGATAACAACCCAGCATTTCATGAGAAGAAAGATTTTTTCAATGCTAAAATCTCTACTTTAAAGACGGAATCGCCTAAAGAAAAGAACGAGAAATCGGAAGTGAAGAAGATAGTCGATGATGATAACGCAACAGCATTTCATGAGAAGAAAGATTTTTTCAATGCTAAAATAAAGACTGAATCGCCCAAAGAAAAGAACGAGAAATCCGAAGTGAAGAAGATAGTCGATGATGATAATGCAACAGCATTTCATGAGAAGAAAGATTTTTTCAATGCTAAAATCGCTACCGTAAAGACGGAATCGCCCAAAGAAAAGAACGAGAAATCTGAAGTGAAGAAGATAGTTGATGATGATAACGCAACAGCATTCCATGAGAAGAAAGATTTTTTCAATGCTAAAATCGCTACCGTAAAGACGGAATCGCCTAAAGAAAAGAACGAAAAAACTGAAGTAAAGAAGATAGTTGATGATGATAATGCAGCTGCAGTTCTTGAGAAGAAAGATTTGTTCAATGCTCAAATCACTAACTTGAAGACCGAATCTCCGAAAGATAAAGTTGAGAAACCTGAGGTACAAAAAACCGGTGATGATAACAACATTGCAGCATTTCATGAACAGAAAGATTTTCCCAATGTTAAAGTTGCTACCTTAAAGATTGAATCACCCAGAGACAGGAGCCAAAAATCCGAAATACATAAACAGATAAGTTCTTCTGTTCCACAACCATCTGAGCAAACCACTGAAAGGCATGTCACACATACACAAACTATGGACTTGTTGCCAAAACCTAACGATTTAAACTTGTTGTCCCCAAAAATTACTGTTGTTATAGACTCACCTAATTCATCAAAAAATTCACAG CCAAACTCACCTTTTTCATCAAAGAAGGCATTGCTACGTGATGGAAAGAAACACCGTGATGATGAGGATAGTTCATCTTCTACATCACC TAACAGTGTGAAATCTACCGGATCTATGCGAACATTTAGATCAAAGGTAACCGTAGGCACAGCCCCTACATTTAAATGCCCAGAGCGTGCAGAGAAACGGAGGGAG TTTTATCAGAAGTTAGAGGAGAGACAACGAGCtcgtgaagaagaaagaaagcagTACGAGGCAAGGAAGAAG TTAACTTTGATGCTAATCTAA
- the LOC130933034 gene encoding uncharacterized protein LOC130933034, which translates to MVNTSKLFPLFGFCPFPTQSTTMNAQTRNPHSKTRKKPSSYGASRRSALKKTFTQEQVTFTAPLSPDPLVAIIGGGISGLLCASFLEQRGVRSTVFDTGVHGLGGRLGTRVVDRNSLVFDHAAQFFTVNDSRFAELVHDWIDKGLVSEWKGPIGELQSGGNFVPFPSSPPRYIATHGMRSLADSLLAQARMVNVVRPCWVSKLEPFNGMWHLSENGKPCGQFDAIVIAHNGKCANRLLMTSGLPLIAKQMKRLELSSIWALLAAFEDPLPFWDATEVPFEGAFVRGVDSLSWMANNTKKLQNSHNGGPHCWTFLSTAAYGKQNKVPQENIPAATSSRVTAEMLESVEAALGLSKGSLPKPSYTRLQLWGAALPTNTPRIPCIFDPFGRAGICGDWLLGSNIESAVLSGIALANHIADYFQSSGADPAEFAVGLNKEFQPLEGHDIGQFPGLRSDDKIDEAQLYELAK; encoded by the exons ATGGTTAACACCTCCAAACTATTTCCCCTTTTTGGATTCTGTCCATTCCCAACTCAAAGCACCACCATGAATGCCCAAACCCGAAACCCTCACTCCAAAACCCGAAAAAAGCCATCGTCGTACGGCGCTTCTAGAAGATCAGCTCTCAAGAAAACCTTCACTCAGGAACAGGTCACCTTCACCGCCCCGCTCTCCCCCGACCCACTCGTCGCCATCATCGGCGGCGGCATCTCCGGCCTCCTCTGCGCCTCCTTCCTCGAACAACGCGGCGTTCGCTCCACCGTTTTCGACACC GGTGTTCATGGTCTTGGTGGAAGATTGGGAACGAGGGTTGTTGATCGTAATTCGTTGGTATTTGACCACGCTGCTCAGTTCTTCACTGTCAATGATTCTCGTTTTGCTGAGCTGGTTCATGATTGGATCGATAAGGGTCTTGTCTCAGAGTGGAAGGGTCCCATTGGAGAGCTTCAGAGCGGTGGCAACTTTGTTCCTTTCCCATCATCTCCTCCAAGATACATTGCCACTCATGGAATGCGTTCCCTTGCTGATTCTTTACTTGCTCAG GCTCGAATGGTTAATGTGGTGAGACCGTGCTGGGTCAGCAAGCTCGAGCCCTTCAATGGGATGTGGCACTTGAGTGAAAATGGGAAACCTTGTGGCCAGTTCGATGCTATTGTTATTGCACACAATG GAAAATGTGCGAATCGCTTGCTCATGACATCAGGGTTACCTTTAATTGCAAAACAAATGAAG AGATTGGAACTGAGTTCAATATGGGCCCTTCTAGCGGCATTTGAGGACCCTCTTCCTTTTTGGGATGCCACAGAAGTTCCTTTTGAAGGAGCTTTTGTGCGAGGAGTGGATTCATTGTCATGGATGGCCAATAATACAAAGAAACTACAGAATTCTCATAATGGTGGTCCTCACTGTTGGACCTTCCTGAGCACTGCTGCTTATGGAAAACAGAACAAGGTTCCTCAG GAAAACATCCCTGCTGCTACATCATCAAGGGTAACGGCAGAAATGCTAGAGAGTGTTGAGGCTGCTCTTGGACTATCAAAAGGGTCACTTCCAAAGCCGTCTTATACCAGGCTCCAATTATG GGGTGCAGCCCTCCCTACAAATACACCTCGAATTCCTTGCATCTTTGATCCCTTTGGAAGGGCTGGGATATGCGGTGATTGGCTGCTAGGTTCTAATATAGAGTCAGCAGTACTAAGTGGAATCGCTCTGGCTAACCAC ATTGCAGACTATTTTCAAAGCAGTGGAGCTGATCCTGCAGAATTTGCAGTCGGTTTAAATAAAGAGTTCCAACCACTGGAAGGCCATGATATTGGACAATTCCCAGGTTTGCGGTCAGATGATAAGATAGATGAAGCACAATTATACGAACTTGCAAAATAG
- the LOC130933827 gene encoding receptor-like protein kinase ANXUR2 isoform X2, whose protein sequence is MQESAGLLLVLSLVLSNAILHVWSQDTGALLLTCGDEAGARDLDGRQWSPDEKYLSKGSNSIASRATYQDPSLISEVPYMTARVFESKSTYKFPIKPDKRYWLRLHFYPSFYGSHDCADSYFSVTANSITLLSNFSASITCLALSQAYIDREYSLAALGSDTLTLTFKPADKNGAFAFVNGIQLIQMPELFDSASMVGFDQTFDAKSMHLQTMFRLNVGGKYLSPTQDSGLTRIWYDDSPYIYGASTGITTSAPSDVKLNYQSMPEYTAPSDVYLTSRSMGTDKNVNMGYNLTWVFQIDPNSMYLVRLHFCDYFNKEVNDLAFNIFLNSQMAEAGIDVIAMAGGRGIPLYRDFVVYARDGADSDQLWVALHPNGITKPSYLDAILNGLEIFKLSDTDLSGPNPTPSDRFNRESEEKFESHKPYNKTVVIGGAAGGAAGFALVAAICLAVHKKKKYAGQHTHSSWLPIHGNSSGASKSSMSASSIGSCNVTAMAQGLCRYFTLQEMKHATKNFDEANVIGVGGFGKVYKGVIDNGMKVAIKRSNPESEQGVNEFQTEIEMLSKLRHKHLVSLIGFCEDNDEMCLVYDYMALGTFRDHLYKGNKRLGTLSWKQRLEICIGAARGLHYLHTGAKYTIIHRDVKTTNILLDENWAAKVSDFGLSKTGPNMNNGHVSTVVKGSFGYLDPEYFRRQQLTEKSDVYSFGVVLFEALCARPVLNPNLPKEQVSLAEWALLCKRRGTLEEIIDPSLKGKINPESLKKFVDTAEKCLSDIGVERPTMNDLLWNLEFALTLQESGSTHSSASHSGESELEEISLDDKDTASHNKSQSLGVQNELSQRQQQDSTSDNTGAIYSQIVNLNGR, encoded by the coding sequence ATGCAAGAAAGTGCAGGTCTCTTGCTTGTTCTTTCTCTTGTTCTGTCCAATGCCATTCTTCACGTATGGAGCCAGGACACAGGGGCATTACTCTTGACTTGTGGCGATGAAGCCGGTGCCAGAGATCTTGATGGAAGGCAATGGAGCCCTGATGAGAAGTACTTATCAAAAGGAAGCAATTCCATAGCATCCAGAGCCACCTATCAAGACCCTTCTCTAATCTCAGAAGTTCCATACATGACTGCAAGAGTTTTCGAATCCAAGTCAACATACAAATTCCCTATCAAACCTGACAAGCGCTATTGGCTGAGGCTGCATTTCTATCCTTCTTTCTATGGAAGCCATGACTGCGCGGATTCATATTTCTCTGTCACAGCAAATTCCATCACACTCCTCAGCAATTTCAGCGCCTCAATCACTTGCCTTGCTCTCTCACAGGCTTACATTGATAGGGAGTATTCCCTTGCAGCTCTGGGTTCTGACACCTTGACTCTCACTTTCAAGCCTGCTGACAAGAATGGTGCTTTTGCTTTTGTCAATGGCATTCAACTGATCCAAATGCCAGAGCTTTTTGATTCTGCTTCTATGGTTGGTTTCGACCAAACATTCGATGCTAAGAGCATGCACTTGCAAACAATGTTCAGATTAAACGTTGGTGGAAAATACCTCTCTCCTACGCAAGATTCTGGCCTTACAAGGATTTGGTACGATGACTCTCCTTACATCTATGGTGCATCCACTGGAATCACCACAAGTGCTCCCAGTGATGTGAAACTCAACTACCAAAGCATGCCAGAGTACACTGCTCCTTCTGATGTCTACCTCACATCAAGATCAATGGGTACTGACAAGAATGTCAATATGGGCTATAACCTCACATGGGTTTTCCAAATTGATCCCAACTCCATGTACCTTGTTAGGCTGCATTTTTGTGATTACTTTAACAAGGAAGTCAATGACCTTGCTTTCAATATCTTCCTTAACAGCCAAATGGCAGAAGCTGGAATTGATGTGATTGCAATGGCAGGAGGCAGAGGAATCCCATTATATAGAGACTTTGTGGTTTATGCTAGAGATGGGGCTGATAGTGACCAACTTTGGGTTGCTCTTCACCCAAATGGTATTACAAAGCCCTCTTACCTTGATGCCATACTCAATGGTCTCGAGATTTTCAAGCTCAGTGACACAGACTTGTCTGGCCCCAATCCTACGCCTTCAGACAGGTTCAATCGTGAAAGCGAAGAGAAGTTTGAAAGCCACAAACCATACAATAAGACCGTTGTTATAGGTGGCGCTGCAGGTGGTGCCGCTGGTTTTGCCTTGGTGGCTGCCATATGTCTTGCTGTCcataagaagaagaaatatgCCGGACAACACACGCACTCAAGCTGGCTCCCCATACATGGCAACTCATCAGGAGCCAGCAAATCCTCCATGTCTGCTAGTAGCATCGGTAGCTGCAACGTCACTGCCATGGCTCAAGGTCTTTGCCGCTATTTCACCTTGCAGGAGATGAAGCATGCAACGAAGAACTTCGATGAGGCCAATGTTATTGGTGTTGGAGGATTTGGAAAGGTCTACAAGGGTGTCATTGATAATGGAATGAAAGTGGCCATCAAGAGATCAAATCCAGAATCTGAGCAAGGAGTTAATGAGTTCCAGACTGAGATTGAGATGCTTTCCAAGCTGAGACATAAGCATTTGGTGTCACTGATTGGTTTTTGCGAGGACAATGATGAGATGTGCCTGGTTTATGACTACATGGCTCTGGGAACATTCAGGGACCATCTCTACAAGGGAAACAAACGTCTAGGTACTCTTTCATGGAAGCAAAGATTGGAGATCTGCATTGGAGCAGCAAGGGGGCTTCACTACCTTCACACTGGAGCTAAGTACACCATCATTCATAGAGATGTCAAGACAACTAACATTCTCTTGGATGAAAACTGGGCTGCAAAGGTTTCGGATTTCGGGTTGTCAAAAACAGGTCCAAACATGAACAACGGCCATGTGAGTACTGTGGTGAAGGGAAGTTTCGGCTACTTGGATCCTGAATACTTCAGAAGGCAGCAACTGACCGAGAAATCTGATGTGTACTCATTTGGGGTTGTTCTGTTTGAAGCTCTATGTGCTAGGCCTGTTTTGAATCCTAATCTTCCAAAGGAACAGGTTAGTCTTGCAGAATGGGCACTACTATGCAAAAGAAGGGGAACACTAGAGGAGATCATTGATCCTTCTTTAAAGGGAAAGATCAACCCAGAAAGCTTGAAGAAGTTTGTAGACACTGCTGAGAAGTGCTTGTCTGACATTGGAGTCGAACGTCCTACCATGAACGATCTGTTATGGAATCTTGAATTTGCTCTCACCCTGCAAGAGAGTGGTTCAACTCACTCTTCAGCGTCACACAGCGGAGAAAGTGAGCTTGAAGAAATAAGTTTAGACGACAAGGACACAGCAAGCCACAATAAGAGCCAGAGCCTTGGGGTTCAGAATGAGCTTAGCCAGCGGCAGCAGCAGGATTCTACCAGTGATAATACAGGTGCCATCTACTCACAAATTGTCAACCTCAATGGGAGATGA
- the LOC130933827 gene encoding receptor-like protein kinase ANXUR1 isoform X1: MTRPTKKMAILSLLLVLSLVLSNAILHVWSQDTGALLLTCGDEAGARDLDGRQWSPDEKYLSKGSNSIASRATYQDPSLISEVPYMTARVFESKSTYKFPIKPDKRYWLRLHFYPSFYGSHDCADSYFSVTANSITLLSNFSASITCLALSQAYIDREYSLAALGSDTLTLTFKPADKNGAFAFVNGIQLIQMPELFDSASMVGFDQTFDAKSMHLQTMFRLNVGGKYLSPTQDSGLTRIWYDDSPYIYGASTGITTSAPSDVKLNYQSMPEYTAPSDVYLTSRSMGTDKNVNMGYNLTWVFQIDPNSMYLVRLHFCDYFNKEVNDLAFNIFLNSQMAEAGIDVIAMAGGRGIPLYRDFVVYARDGADSDQLWVALHPNGITKPSYLDAILNGLEIFKLSDTDLSGPNPTPSDRFNRESEEKFESHKPYNKTVVIGGAAGGAAGFALVAAICLAVHKKKKYAGQHTHSSWLPIHGNSSGASKSSMSASSIGSCNVTAMAQGLCRYFTLQEMKHATKNFDEANVIGVGGFGKVYKGVIDNGMKVAIKRSNPESEQGVNEFQTEIEMLSKLRHKHLVSLIGFCEDNDEMCLVYDYMALGTFRDHLYKGNKRLGTLSWKQRLEICIGAARGLHYLHTGAKYTIIHRDVKTTNILLDENWAAKVSDFGLSKTGPNMNNGHVSTVVKGSFGYLDPEYFRRQQLTEKSDVYSFGVVLFEALCARPVLNPNLPKEQVSLAEWALLCKRRGTLEEIIDPSLKGKINPESLKKFVDTAEKCLSDIGVERPTMNDLLWNLEFALTLQESGSTHSSASHSGESELEEISLDDKDTASHNKSQSLGVQNELSQRQQQDSTSDNTGAIYSQIVNLNGR; the protein is encoded by the coding sequence GTCTCTTGCTTGTTCTTTCTCTTGTTCTGTCCAATGCCATTCTTCACGTATGGAGCCAGGACACAGGGGCATTACTCTTGACTTGTGGCGATGAAGCCGGTGCCAGAGATCTTGATGGAAGGCAATGGAGCCCTGATGAGAAGTACTTATCAAAAGGAAGCAATTCCATAGCATCCAGAGCCACCTATCAAGACCCTTCTCTAATCTCAGAAGTTCCATACATGACTGCAAGAGTTTTCGAATCCAAGTCAACATACAAATTCCCTATCAAACCTGACAAGCGCTATTGGCTGAGGCTGCATTTCTATCCTTCTTTCTATGGAAGCCATGACTGCGCGGATTCATATTTCTCTGTCACAGCAAATTCCATCACACTCCTCAGCAATTTCAGCGCCTCAATCACTTGCCTTGCTCTCTCACAGGCTTACATTGATAGGGAGTATTCCCTTGCAGCTCTGGGTTCTGACACCTTGACTCTCACTTTCAAGCCTGCTGACAAGAATGGTGCTTTTGCTTTTGTCAATGGCATTCAACTGATCCAAATGCCAGAGCTTTTTGATTCTGCTTCTATGGTTGGTTTCGACCAAACATTCGATGCTAAGAGCATGCACTTGCAAACAATGTTCAGATTAAACGTTGGTGGAAAATACCTCTCTCCTACGCAAGATTCTGGCCTTACAAGGATTTGGTACGATGACTCTCCTTACATCTATGGTGCATCCACTGGAATCACCACAAGTGCTCCCAGTGATGTGAAACTCAACTACCAAAGCATGCCAGAGTACACTGCTCCTTCTGATGTCTACCTCACATCAAGATCAATGGGTACTGACAAGAATGTCAATATGGGCTATAACCTCACATGGGTTTTCCAAATTGATCCCAACTCCATGTACCTTGTTAGGCTGCATTTTTGTGATTACTTTAACAAGGAAGTCAATGACCTTGCTTTCAATATCTTCCTTAACAGCCAAATGGCAGAAGCTGGAATTGATGTGATTGCAATGGCAGGAGGCAGAGGAATCCCATTATATAGAGACTTTGTGGTTTATGCTAGAGATGGGGCTGATAGTGACCAACTTTGGGTTGCTCTTCACCCAAATGGTATTACAAAGCCCTCTTACCTTGATGCCATACTCAATGGTCTCGAGATTTTCAAGCTCAGTGACACAGACTTGTCTGGCCCCAATCCTACGCCTTCAGACAGGTTCAATCGTGAAAGCGAAGAGAAGTTTGAAAGCCACAAACCATACAATAAGACCGTTGTTATAGGTGGCGCTGCAGGTGGTGCCGCTGGTTTTGCCTTGGTGGCTGCCATATGTCTTGCTGTCcataagaagaagaaatatgCCGGACAACACACGCACTCAAGCTGGCTCCCCATACATGGCAACTCATCAGGAGCCAGCAAATCCTCCATGTCTGCTAGTAGCATCGGTAGCTGCAACGTCACTGCCATGGCTCAAGGTCTTTGCCGCTATTTCACCTTGCAGGAGATGAAGCATGCAACGAAGAACTTCGATGAGGCCAATGTTATTGGTGTTGGAGGATTTGGAAAGGTCTACAAGGGTGTCATTGATAATGGAATGAAAGTGGCCATCAAGAGATCAAATCCAGAATCTGAGCAAGGAGTTAATGAGTTCCAGACTGAGATTGAGATGCTTTCCAAGCTGAGACATAAGCATTTGGTGTCACTGATTGGTTTTTGCGAGGACAATGATGAGATGTGCCTGGTTTATGACTACATGGCTCTGGGAACATTCAGGGACCATCTCTACAAGGGAAACAAACGTCTAGGTACTCTTTCATGGAAGCAAAGATTGGAGATCTGCATTGGAGCAGCAAGGGGGCTTCACTACCTTCACACTGGAGCTAAGTACACCATCATTCATAGAGATGTCAAGACAACTAACATTCTCTTGGATGAAAACTGGGCTGCAAAGGTTTCGGATTTCGGGTTGTCAAAAACAGGTCCAAACATGAACAACGGCCATGTGAGTACTGTGGTGAAGGGAAGTTTCGGCTACTTGGATCCTGAATACTTCAGAAGGCAGCAACTGACCGAGAAATCTGATGTGTACTCATTTGGGGTTGTTCTGTTTGAAGCTCTATGTGCTAGGCCTGTTTTGAATCCTAATCTTCCAAAGGAACAGGTTAGTCTTGCAGAATGGGCACTACTATGCAAAAGAAGGGGAACACTAGAGGAGATCATTGATCCTTCTTTAAAGGGAAAGATCAACCCAGAAAGCTTGAAGAAGTTTGTAGACACTGCTGAGAAGTGCTTGTCTGACATTGGAGTCGAACGTCCTACCATGAACGATCTGTTATGGAATCTTGAATTTGCTCTCACCCTGCAAGAGAGTGGTTCAACTCACTCTTCAGCGTCACACAGCGGAGAAAGTGAGCTTGAAGAAATAAGTTTAGACGACAAGGACACAGCAAGCCACAATAAGAGCCAGAGCCTTGGGGTTCAGAATGAGCTTAGCCAGCGGCAGCAGCAGGATTCTACCAGTGATAATACAGGTGCCATCTACTCACAAATTGTCAACCTCAATGGGAGATGA